In Burkholderia contaminans, the following proteins share a genomic window:
- a CDS encoding response regulator encodes MNEDPLKYRVLLIEDDDRLAQLVREYLDGYEFAVTVVRRGDLAVAAVREHQPALVILDLMLPNLDGMEVCRRIRAFTNVPVLILTARLDVYDQVAGLETGADDYVTKPIEPRVLVARARALLRRAQRAAAEAPVAAPEALVFGELAISPPNRTVTWRGEPVDLKTAEFNLLLILARAAGTVLSRDDILKQLRGIEFDGLDRSVDSGISKLRRRFEDASSEPHKIKTIWGRGYLFSPSAWDE; translated from the coding sequence GTCCGCGAGTACCTCGACGGCTATGAATTCGCGGTGACGGTCGTGCGACGCGGCGACCTCGCCGTCGCCGCGGTGCGCGAGCACCAGCCGGCCCTCGTGATACTCGACCTGATGCTGCCGAACCTCGACGGCATGGAAGTCTGCCGGCGCATCCGTGCGTTCACCAACGTCCCCGTGCTGATCCTGACCGCGCGCCTGGACGTCTACGACCAGGTCGCGGGCCTGGAGACAGGCGCCGACGACTACGTGACGAAGCCGATCGAACCGCGCGTGCTGGTCGCCCGCGCCCGCGCGCTGCTGCGCCGTGCGCAGCGGGCCGCCGCGGAAGCGCCGGTGGCCGCGCCCGAAGCGCTCGTGTTCGGCGAACTGGCGATCTCGCCGCCGAACCGCACCGTCACGTGGCGCGGCGAGCCGGTCGACCTGAAGACAGCCGAATTCAACCTGCTGCTGATCCTCGCCCGCGCGGCCGGCACCGTGCTGAGCCGCGACGATATCCTGAAGCAGCTGCGCGGGATCGAGTTCGACGGTCTCGACCGCTCGGTCGATTCCGGCATCTCGAAGCTGCGCCGCCGCTTCGAGGATGCGTCGTCGGAGCCGCACAAGATCAAGACGATCTGGGGCCGCGGCTACCTGTTCAGCCCTTCCGCGTGGGACGAATAA